The proteins below are encoded in one region of Chroococcidiopsis sp. SAG 2025:
- a CDS encoding DUF4158 domain-containing protein — protein MERTAYPQFKQHPTAKELAELYTPTKEEIQFANAKAHGNNGRLSLLVMLKAFQRLGYFPHPDFVPLPIINHLRSILKLSAKVSAIPSLRSRRRYTEAIRAYLDVKPYDNVAQECAAKAIAVAASVKDHPADLINVAIEKLVKERYELPAFSTIDRLASNVRSITNTRLFGQVCAGLSQIEQAYLDQLLLSESQQSIATLNLLKSPPKSATLSHMQELLAKFNSLMSFGDAKRLLSGIASSKVKSFAAQAKALDRSEFQDLKLPKRRTLLLCLLYQAQVKTRDHLVEMFLKRLQTIHNNAKAKLVELREKHLAQTEALLGVLAQILSVSSENIDDAALGQQVQSVFTSLGGSQLLLEQCEEIAAYNSDNYFPLLWQFYSRYRKLLFGLVRSLDIRSTTQDQSLMSALTFVLEQEHRRGKCLPFDIDLSFIGDKWRRLVVKRQDNTEVLVRQQLEICVFTYLALELKTGDACVEGSENYADFRA, from the coding sequence ATTGAACGTACCGCTTATCCTCAATTCAAGCAGCACCCTACTGCAAAAGAATTAGCAGAACTTTACACTCCGACAAAAGAGGAAATTCAGTTTGCCAATGCTAAGGCTCACGGTAATAACGGACGGCTAAGTTTGCTGGTAATGCTGAAAGCCTTCCAACGACTCGGTTACTTTCCCCATCCAGATTTTGTTCCACTCCCAATTATCAACCACCTCCGCTCCATTCTAAAACTGAGTGCTAAGGTGTCAGCGATTCCCTCTCTACGTTCCCGTCGTCGCTACACTGAAGCAATTCGAGCCTACTTGGACGTTAAGCCCTATGACAATGTAGCCCAAGAATGTGCTGCAAAAGCTATTGCGGTTGCCGCATCCGTCAAGGATCATCCTGCGGATTTGATAAATGTGGCGATTGAGAAGTTGGTTAAAGAGCGTTATGAGTTGCCAGCCTTTAGCACCATTGACCGACTAGCTAGCAATGTCCGCTCCATCACCAACACTCGTTTGTTTGGGCAGGTGTGTGCTGGATTATCCCAAATCGAGCAAGCCTACCTGGATCAATTGCTCTTGTCAGAGTCACAGCAGTCAATAGCCACACTGAATTTGTTAAAATCCCCGCCCAAAAGCGCCACTCTTTCACACATGCAGGAACTCCTGGCTAAATTTAACTCCTTGATGTCCTTTGGGGATGCCAAGCGATTGTTATCAGGCATTGCGAGCAGTAAGGTAAAGTCCTTTGCCGCACAAGCAAAAGCATTGGACAGGTCAGAGTTTCAAGATCTAAAGCTCCCCAAACGCCGCACTTTACTACTGTGCCTACTGTACCAGGCTCAGGTTAAAACACGAGACCACTTGGTGGAAATGTTTCTCAAACGTCTGCAAACTATCCATAACAACGCTAAAGCCAAGCTAGTCGAGTTGCGAGAAAAGCATCTGGCGCAGACTGAAGCTTTGCTTGGAGTTTTGGCGCAAATATTATCTGTTTCCAGTGAAAACATCGACGACGCAGCTTTAGGACAACAAGTACAGTCCGTCTTCACCAGTCTAGGAGGTTCACAACTGTTGTTAGAGCAGTGTGAGGAAATTGCAGCTTACAACAGCGATAACTACTTCCCCCTGTTATGGCAGTTTTATTCTCGCTACCGTAAGCTTCTGTTTGGACTGGTACGGTCATTGGATATCCGTTCTACGACCCAAGACCAATCACTGATGTCAGCCCTGACTTTTGTGCTTGAGCAGGAACATCGGCGAGGTAAGTGCTTGCCTTTCGATATTGATTTAAGTTTTATCGGTGATAAATGGCGGCGGTTGGTAGTCAAACGCCAAGATAATACTGAAGTTTTGGTTCGCCAACAACTAGAGATTTGCGTCTTCACCTACTTGGCACTGGAGCTAAAGACGGGGGATGCTTGTGTAGAAGGGTCAGAAAACTATGCAGATTTCCGTGCCTGA
- a CDS encoding tyrosine-type recombinase/integrase, with protein MKRGSIPLISKIGQKTLAQCESYLRDLADVSPSTIRNYLSDLRQFMAWYEETASEGQEIQKSFVLTTIATPTITCYRSYLQNSLKLKPASVNRYLITLKSYFTWVSRTGLIDNNPAAVVKLIPTVDSPPRHLSNAEESALVAAVTNSGSLRDRTIIVLMLHTGLRAQEVCTLHIEQVHLGKRSGILQVRGKRNKYREVPLNATARAVLSEFIKTRTPDTNYLFVSEKTGKALTERALGYLVKKYAYGTHLTSFTAMK; from the coding sequence ATGAAGCGAGGTAGTATCCCACTCATATCAAAAATCGGACAGAAAACTTTAGCACAATGTGAATCATACCTACGCGACTTGGCTGATGTCAGTCCGAGCACTATCCGTAACTACCTTTCAGACCTGCGCCAGTTTATGGCTTGGTATGAGGAAACTGCTTCAGAAGGACAGGAAATTCAAAAATCCTTTGTACTGACTACAATTGCTACACCTACGATTACTTGCTATCGTTCTTACTTACAGAATTCATTGAAGCTGAAACCAGCTTCAGTGAATCGGTATTTGATAACATTGAAGAGCTATTTTACTTGGGTGAGCAGGACAGGATTAATTGACAATAACCCTGCTGCTGTTGTGAAGTTAATCCCAACAGTTGATTCTCCACCACGTCATCTAAGTAATGCCGAAGAATCTGCCTTGGTCGCAGCTGTAACGAATTCTGGTAGCCTCAGAGACCGAACAATAATTGTGCTGATGCTTCATACTGGATTGCGTGCCCAAGAAGTCTGCACACTTCATATAGAACAGGTTCATCTAGGGAAACGTAGTGGCATCTTACAAGTTCGTGGCAAACGCAACAAATACCGAGAAGTCCCGTTGAATGCGACAGCTAGAGCGGTGCTGAGTGAGTTTATCAAAACTCGGACACCAGATACTAATTATCTGTTTGTTTCAGAGAAAACGGGCAAGGCGCTGACTGAGCGAGCCTTGGGCTACTTAGTCAAAAAGTATGCCTATGGAACCCATTTGACATCTTTTACGGCAATGAAGTAA
- a CDS encoding Tn3 family transposase yields the protein MQISVPELLTWDEYEPMMEEYCLSLGIPSNSEDFVQHLQHLLTQTAESVDQICSDGKQVSISKDGEPLLKRIPAQEKPDGAAALEAAILQRLPERSVLDILCNVEHWLNWTRHFGPLSGSEPKMEQPMERYILTTFGYGCNLGPNQTARHTRGLVTSHMLSYTNRRHVSAETLQAAIRDIINAYNRLSLPKCWGSGTRAAADGSKFEIYENNLLSEYHIRRARLWWDCLSPRFR from the coding sequence ATGCAGATTTCCGTGCCTGAGTTGCTCACTTGGGATGAGTATGAACCCATGATGGAAGAATATTGCCTCTCACTTGGCATCCCCTCAAATTCCGAAGATTTTGTTCAGCATTTGCAACATTTGCTCACTCAAACAGCAGAATCCGTAGACCAAATCTGTTCTGATGGTAAGCAGGTTAGCATCAGCAAGGATGGAGAGCCTTTACTGAAACGCATTCCTGCCCAAGAAAAACCTGATGGGGCAGCAGCATTAGAAGCAGCTATTTTGCAACGCCTGCCAGAGCGCAGCGTCCTGGATATCCTTTGCAACGTCGAGCATTGGCTCAACTGGACACGACATTTTGGTCCGTTGTCTGGTTCAGAACCCAAAATGGAGCAGCCAATGGAACGCTATATTCTCACAACCTTTGGCTACGGCTGTAACCTGGGACCGAATCAAACAGCTCGTCACACCCGAGGGCTGGTAACTTCCCACATGCTCTCCTACACTAACCGCCGTCACGTTTCCGCCGAGACACTACAAGCAGCAATTCGGGATATCATCAACGCCTACAATCGTCTCTCACTTCCAAAGTGCTGGGGTAGTGGGACTCGGGCAGCGGCGGATGGTAGTAAGTTTGAGATCTACGAAAACAACCTGCTGTCAGAGTACCATATCCGC
- a CDS encoding transposase, giving the protein MPYSSSLTDEEWEILEPFLVQILPRKKRTRPSNWTKREILDGIFYQLKNGCNWEDLPKDLLPYSTVYWHLHSMAGSWGD; this is encoded by the coding sequence ATGCCGTACTCAAGTAGCCTAACAGACGAAGAATGGGAAATTCTTGAACCGTTCCTGGTTCAGATTTTACCTCGGAAGAAACGGACTAGACCGTCTAACTGGACAAAGCGGGAAATCTTGGATGGCATCTTCTATCAACTCAAGAACGGCTGCAACTGGGAAGACTTGCCGAAAGATCTGCTTCCCTACTCAACCGTCTATTGGCACTTGCATTCAATGGCGGGAAGCTGGGGTGATTGA